One Caldivirga sp. DNA segment encodes these proteins:
- a CDS encoding MFS transporter, which yields MSHTAHVLRRYLPILAFISVLTMYIEMAVLPSIYRIENEFSVSASEVSWVLSAETLGGLALAPVIGKLADEYGKKRVLMIVLVIYTVSVLFTSISPNFSALVAFRALQGIGLGINPIAYTILRERLPREQLPMAQGIIASTFAIGGAVALPIGAFIAQYYDWQTVYWTALPLLIAAILVAYRVLPDSRGNMSKEPIDLLGLASLSLSFLIIGLALTYAHQIGWTSPLTLGGVVIGLIVFGLFLRHSRRAPNPIISIEDFSNPNVAVPLLASFVSGFGLFLLFQALVYLFELPRPVGFGMDILSTGITLAPISIIMLIVGPAFGALSGRVGVKPILVVAPLIAALGSLILAVTSLDYSLTVADVMITLVVTLIGIGGMMVTRITVLMMSASERRLATITGTNTTMRLMGNTLGPVFASSILDTYKQGVLMGMLGKLPILYMVPSRLSFYYIFMSSAVSSILTALIALKVRETVKGAGKVKVSIPVQG from the coding sequence ATGAGCCATACTGCTCATGTGTTAAGGAGGTACCTACCTATATTAGCCTTCATATCCGTTTTAACAATGTACATTGAAATGGCTGTGCTTCCTTCAATATACAGGATTGAGAATGAATTCAGCGTCTCAGCCTCGGAGGTTTCATGGGTTTTATCCGCTGAAACCCTAGGTGGCTTAGCCTTAGCACCAGTGATAGGTAAGTTAGCTGATGAGTACGGTAAGAAGAGGGTACTTATGATTGTTCTAGTTATCTACACAGTGTCAGTGCTATTCACCAGTATTTCACCGAACTTCTCAGCCTTAGTGGCCTTTAGGGCTCTGCAGGGTATTGGATTAGGTATTAATCCAATAGCCTACACCATATTGAGGGAACGATTACCTAGAGAGCAGCTACCTATGGCTCAGGGTATCATAGCATCCACCTTCGCGATAGGTGGCGCAGTCGCATTACCCATAGGTGCATTCATAGCCCAGTACTATGATTGGCAAACAGTATACTGGACCGCATTACCACTCTTAATCGCTGCAATACTGGTTGCGTACAGGGTGTTACCTGATTCAAGAGGCAACATGAGTAAGGAACCTATTGATCTACTGGGATTAGCCTCATTATCCTTAAGCTTCCTTATAATTGGACTAGCCTTAACATACGCGCATCAGATTGGTTGGACATCACCATTAACGTTGGGTGGGGTGGTAATTGGGTTAATTGTGTTTGGCTTATTCCTAAGACACTCCAGGAGGGCGCCTAATCCAATAATCAGCATTGAAGACTTCTCAAACCCTAATGTGGCAGTCCCCCTTCTAGCATCATTCGTATCCGGGTTTGGACTATTCCTACTCTTTCAAGCCCTGGTCTACCTATTTGAGCTGCCTAGGCCAGTGGGCTTTGGTATGGATATATTATCCACAGGCATTACTCTAGCCCCAATAAGCATAATAATGTTAATTGTTGGGCCAGCCTTTGGGGCATTATCAGGTAGAGTTGGTGTAAAACCAATACTAGTGGTTGCACCATTAATAGCAGCCCTTGGTTCACTGATTCTAGCCGTGACATCGCTAGACTACTCGTTAACGGTGGCTGATGTTATGATTACCCTAGTGGTTACATTAATCGGTATAGGCGGCATGATGGTGACTAGGATAACAGTACTCATGATGTCCGCATCCGAGAGGAGACTCGCCACAATAACTGGTACTAATACGACGATGAGACTAATGGGTAATACCCTTGGTCCAGTATTCGCAAGCTCTATACTAGATACGTATAAGCAGGGGGTGTTAATGGGTATGTTAGGTAAATTACCGATACTGTACATGGTTCCCTCAAGGTTATCCTTCTACTACATATTCATGTCATCAGCGGTTTCATCAATATTAACCGCATTAATAGCGTTAAAGGTAAGGGAAACCGTGAAGGGTGCGGGTAAGGTTAAAGTAAGTATTCCAGTGCAGGGATAG
- a CDS encoding site-2 protease family protein, producing MSLCLLERRDLVISGLAVFIASFMLFSQYWLVDLSLLGPISLASALVAVTAFMAHELMHRYVARRLGYIACFKLVKYGLVMLLVTALIGLAARSPFMMGAPGAVAIGPNILGKENSKYRALIALAGPGTNVIMAALFYALTLFTANINITLLLALHLTYILNSILALFNSLPIPPLDGYQVIRNREYGLWLTLMVSSIIISIPALEYLL from the coding sequence GTGAGCCTATGTTTACTTGAACGTAGGGACTTAGTGATTTCAGGCTTAGCAGTCTTCATAGCATCATTCATGCTCTTCTCCCAGTATTGGCTAGTTGACTTAAGCCTACTGGGTCCTATTTCCTTAGCCTCAGCTCTAGTTGCCGTAACGGCATTCATGGCCCATGAATTAATGCATAGGTACGTTGCTAGGAGGCTCGGCTACATTGCATGCTTTAAGCTTGTTAAGTATGGCCTAGTAATGCTCCTTGTGACGGCTTTAATAGGATTAGCGGCTAGGTCACCGTTCATGATGGGTGCCCCAGGGGCAGTGGCTATTGGACCAAACATATTGGGTAAGGAGAATAGTAAGTACAGGGCTCTTATAGCCTTAGCTGGGCCTGGGACTAATGTAATAATGGCTGCGCTATTCTATGCGTTAACCCTATTCACCGCTAATATTAACATTACGCTACTGCTTGCTCTGCACTTAACCTATATCCTTAATTCCATACTAGCCCTATTTAACTCCCTCCCAATACCACCTCTTGATGGTTACCAGGTAATTAGGAATAGGGAGTATGGATTATGGTTAACGCTCATGGTGTCTTCAATAATTATCTCTATCCCTGCACTGGAATACTTACTTTAA
- a CDS encoding DUF711 family protein, translating to MKIRAVTLFTDDLASLPNLLDRVNAGISAVSSKYGVSVVTKRVTLPFVSSINAAKEQLRILKSIAARRGYVYSGLSLMTPLDPTTVAKLIEEYDTYSMIWMPDYDDDAANFYVNLLKAMSSEEPLAARKVAVLLGDLIETPYYPASVNVKGGTGLSIAILYASDLLSGSGDLQRRIKNLVGKANAIGEELSELAGVEYRGIDASLSPWGQDSVVKVIEKAGGLRFGELGTLAVIGLINRLISELPLSKTGFNEIMLPLGEDDELKARFNDGLVDLFKLISYTQVCVAGIDMVPVPISELGLIKNLILDLSEVVRVKGRSLGIRLIPARETSIDLGEDFGKSPVISLLTGKVLK from the coding sequence ATGAAAATTAGGGCAGTAACCTTATTCACGGATGATTTAGCCTCATTACCTAACCTGCTAGATAGGGTTAATGCAGGCATTAGCGCAGTCTCCTCCAAATATGGTGTAAGTGTTGTGACTAAGAGGGTTACGTTACCGTTCGTAAGCAGTATTAATGCAGCTAAGGAGCAACTTCGGATACTTAAATCCATAGCCGCAAGGAGGGGTTACGTTTACTCAGGCTTAAGCCTCATGACCCCCCTAGACCCCACTACCGTAGCTAAGTTGATTGAGGAGTACGATACGTACTCCATGATCTGGATGCCTGACTACGATGATGATGCAGCCAACTTCTACGTTAACCTGCTTAAGGCAATGTCCTCCGAGGAACCATTAGCTGCCAGAAAAGTGGCAGTACTCCTAGGGGACTTAATTGAAACCCCATATTACCCAGCATCAGTTAATGTTAAGGGTGGTACTGGGTTATCAATAGCCATCCTCTACGCCTCAGACCTACTTAGTGGTAGTGGTGACTTGCAAAGAAGAATTAAGAATTTAGTGGGTAAGGCTAATGCAATAGGTGAGGAGTTGAGTGAATTAGCCGGTGTGGAGTATAGGGGTATTGACGCATCATTATCCCCATGGGGTCAGGATTCCGTAGTTAAGGTGATTGAGAAGGCGGGTGGATTGAGGTTCGGTGAATTAGGGACCTTGGCAGTCATTGGCCTTATTAATAGGTTAATAAGCGAGTTACCTCTCAGTAAGACAGGCTTCAATGAAATAATGTTACCGCTGGGGGAGGATGATGAATTAAAGGCGAGGTTCAATGATGGTTTAGTTGACTTATTTAAATTAATATCATATACGCAAGTTTGTGTGGCGGGTATTGATATGGTTCCAGTACCGATTAGTGAATTGGGGTTAATTAAAAACCTAATTCTTGATTTATCTGAGGTAGTTAGGGTTAAAGGCCGTTCACTAGGTATTAGGCTTATTCCAGCTAGGGAAACCAGTATTGACCTTGGGGAGGACTTCGGTAAATCCCCTGTAATTAGCTTGTTAACAGGTAAAGTTCTTAAATAA
- a CDS encoding acetyl ornithine aminotransferase family protein produces the protein MPNWYWDVKPSDVPRIVVEPPGPRALSIVKSDESLIMQSFGRWYPLVIKRGLGPVVEDVDGNLYIDFNSGIAVMNVGHSHPRVVKAIRDQASEFTHYSLTDFYYELAVKHASMLIEVTPISGEKNVFYANSGTEAIEGALKIARGHFRNQRPYVMAFLGAFHGRTYGSMSLTASKPIQRLGFNPMMPNVIHAPYPYPYRCPFGRKLSEEECGEQALSFIEDWLLGRLVDPSEVAAVFIEPIQGEGGYVVPPINFMRGLRKLTEEHGIMLVVDEVQSGFGRTGRWFAVEHFGVQPDLIAMAKAIAAGLPLGAIVGKADLMKLPKGSHANTFGGNPVALAAGIEVINIIRDEDLLTNASRVGDYIMRRFREEANSSRLIGDVRGLGLMIGVELVKDKVSKEPAVKELGEVLMRSFKRGVAVIGAGKSTIRIAPPLNIPIELAEKAVDIIIESIRSVERDYVNPGGT, from the coding sequence ATGCCTAACTGGTACTGGGACGTTAAGCCAAGTGACGTCCCAAGAATAGTAGTGGAACCCCCTGGGCCTAGGGCTTTAAGCATAGTTAAGAGTGATGAATCATTAATAATGCAGTCCTTTGGACGATGGTACCCCCTAGTGATTAAGAGGGGGCTTGGTCCTGTGGTTGAGGATGTTGACGGTAACTTGTACATAGACTTTAATTCAGGTATAGCGGTCATGAATGTTGGGCATTCCCACCCAAGGGTAGTTAAGGCCATAAGGGATCAGGCCAGTGAATTCACTCACTATAGTTTAACGGACTTCTACTATGAATTAGCCGTAAAGCACGCGTCAATGCTTATTGAAGTAACCCCAATAAGCGGTGAGAAGAACGTTTTTTACGCTAATTCAGGTACTGAGGCCATAGAGGGGGCTCTTAAGATCGCTAGGGGGCATTTTAGGAATCAGAGGCCTTACGTTATGGCCTTTCTAGGCGCATTTCATGGAAGGACTTACGGCTCAATGTCGTTAACGGCCAGTAAGCCCATTCAGAGGCTTGGGTTTAACCCAATGATGCCTAACGTGATTCATGCACCGTACCCATACCCATACAGGTGCCCCTTCGGTAGGAAACTGAGTGAGGAGGAATGCGGTGAACAGGCCTTATCATTCATTGAGGATTGGTTACTTGGTAGATTAGTTGACCCAAGCGAGGTAGCCGCAGTTTTCATAGAGCCTATTCAAGGTGAAGGAGGTTACGTTGTACCACCTATTAACTTCATGAGGGGGTTAAGGAAGCTTACCGAGGAGCATGGTATAATGCTAGTGGTTGATGAGGTTCAGTCAGGCTTTGGTAGGACTGGTAGGTGGTTTGCGGTTGAGCATTTCGGTGTTCAACCTGACTTAATCGCAATGGCTAAGGCCATAGCGGCAGGCTTACCGCTTGGTGCAATTGTAGGTAAAGCTGATTTAATGAAACTACCTAAGGGTTCCCATGCCAATACATTCGGGGGTAATCCAGTAGCCTTAGCTGCAGGTATTGAGGTCATTAATATTATTAGGGATGAAGACTTACTTACAAATGCCTCAAGAGTAGGAGACTACATCATGAGAAGGTTCAGGGAGGAGGCTAATTCAAGTAGGCTAATTGGCGACGTCAGGGGGCTTGGGTTAATGATTGGGGTTGAGCTTGTTAAGGATAAGGTAAGCAAGGAACCTGCAGTTAAGGAACTTGGGGAAGTTTTAATGAGGTCGTTTAAGAGGGGTGTAGCCGTGATAGGTGCAGGTAAGTCAACAATAAGAATTGCGCCACCGTTAAACATACCTATTGAGCTTGCTGAGAAGGCTGTAGATATAATAATAGAGTCAATAAGAAGCGTGGAGAGGGATTACGTTAATCCTGGGGGCACTTAA